The following proteins are co-located in the Maridesulfovibrio sp. genome:
- the ahcY gene encoding adenosylhomocysteinase: MLKVDPKLDYKVADISLADWGNKEMQLSEREMPGLMSIREKYGKEKPLKGLKVMGSLHMTIQTAMLIETLHALGADIRWASCNIFSTQDHAAAAIAANGTAKVFAWKGETLEEYWWCTEQALTWPDGSGPDLIVDDGGDATLLIHHGVKAEKDASILDEKTDNKEFQCVLDRLKLSVAETPGKWTAIAGKVRGVSEETTTGVHRLYQMQEAGELLFPAINVNDSVTKSKFDNLYGCRESLADGIKRATDVMIAGKVVVVVGYGDVGKGCAQSMRGFGARVLVTEIDPICALQAAMEGFEVCPMDKAVERGDVFVTCTGNYHVITGEHIARMKDEAIICNIGHFDNEIEMGYLENNSKAEKIEIKPQVDKWVLESGKSVIVLAEGRLVNLGCATGHPSFVMSNSFTNQALAQIDLAQNDYEPKVMILSKKLDEEVARLHLERLGVELDVLSKEQADYISVAVEGPYKPDHYRY; this comes from the coding sequence AGTCGCTGACATTTCCCTCGCTGACTGGGGTAACAAAGAAATGCAGCTTTCCGAGCGCGAAATGCCCGGTCTCATGTCTATCCGTGAAAAATACGGTAAAGAAAAGCCCCTTAAGGGCCTCAAAGTCATGGGTTCCCTGCACATGACCATCCAGACTGCAATGCTCATCGAGACCCTGCATGCTCTCGGTGCTGACATCCGCTGGGCTTCCTGCAACATTTTTTCCACTCAGGACCACGCTGCAGCTGCTATCGCAGCTAACGGCACTGCTAAAGTATTCGCATGGAAGGGTGAAACCCTCGAAGAATACTGGTGGTGCACCGAGCAGGCTCTGACCTGGCCTGACGGTTCCGGTCCCGACCTTATCGTTGACGACGGCGGCGACGCAACTCTGCTTATCCACCACGGTGTAAAAGCAGAAAAAGACGCTTCCATTCTCGATGAGAAGACCGACAACAAGGAATTCCAGTGCGTTCTGGATCGCCTGAAACTTTCCGTTGCTGAAACTCCCGGCAAATGGACTGCCATCGCAGGTAAAGTACGTGGTGTTTCCGAAGAAACAACCACCGGCGTACATCGCCTTTACCAGATGCAGGAAGCTGGCGAACTGCTCTTCCCCGCAATCAACGTTAACGACTCCGTTACCAAGTCCAAGTTCGACAACCTCTACGGTTGCCGCGAATCCCTTGCTGACGGCATCAAGCGCGCTACCGACGTAATGATCGCCGGTAAAGTCGTTGTTGTTGTCGGTTACGGTGATGTTGGTAAAGGTTGCGCCCAGTCCATGCGCGGCTTCGGTGCTCGTGTTCTCGTTACCGAGATCGACCCCATCTGCGCACTTCAGGCTGCAATGGAAGGTTTCGAAGTTTGTCCTATGGATAAGGCTGTTGAACGCGGTGATGTTTTTGTTACCTGCACCGGTAACTACCACGTAATCACCGGCGAGCACATTGCACGCATGAAAGATGAAGCAATCATCTGCAACATCGGTCACTTCGATAACGAAATCGAAATGGGCTACCTCGAAAACAACTCCAAGGCTGAAAAGATTGAAATCAAGCCTCAGGTTGATAAATGGGTTCTGGAATCCGGCAAGTCCGTTATCGTTCTTGCTGAAGGCCGCCTCGTAAACCTCGGTTGCGCTACCGGTCACCCCAGCTTCGTAATGTCCAACAGCTTCACCAACCAGGCTCTTGCACAGATCGACCTCGCACAGAATGACTACGAGCCTAAAGTAATGATCCTCTCCAAGAAACTCGACGAAGAAGTTGCAAGACTCCACCTCGAGCGTCTCGGTGTTGAACTTGATGTTCTCTCTAAAGAACAGGCCGACTACATCAGCGTTGCTGTTGAAGGTCCTTACAAGCCTGATCACTACCGCTACTAA